A genomic window from Glycine soja cultivar W05 chromosome 10, ASM419377v2, whole genome shotgun sequence includes:
- the LOC114369839 gene encoding receptor protein kinase TMK1-like, with amino-acid sequence MMRLNFLLCFCFFTLVVSETDPNDVKILNTFRRGLNNSELLPWPEEGGDPCGSPPWKYIFCNGNRVAQIQTKNLGLVGPLPQNLNQLVMLENLGLQNNNLNGPLPSFKGLNNLKYIFLGRNDFDSIPLDFFEGLKSLEVLALDYNEKLNASSGGWSFPAALADSAQLRNLSCMSCNLVGPIPGFLGDMASLSVLLLSGNNLTGEIPATLNAVPALQVLWLNNQRGEGLTGKIDVLASMISLTSLWLHGNKFEGSVPDSIADLVSLKDLDLNGNEFVGLIPSGLGGMKLDRLDLNNNHFVGPIPDFAASKVSFENNEFCVAKPGVMCGFEVMVLLEFLGGLGYPRILVDEWSGNDPCDGPWLGIRCNGDGKVDMILLEKFNISGTLSPSVAKLDSLVEIRLGGNDISGGIPSNWTSLRSLTLLDLSGNNISGPLPSFRKGLKLVIDENPHVSAPEGSLPSPVSSSGSGSGSWSTKGESPPADKHNPNPSGDSSPNPKSSSSFESNKSSIGKKLVPIVAPIAGVAAVAFVLIPLYVYCFRKKKGVSEGPGSLVIHPRDASDLDNVLKIVVANNSNGSVSTVTGSGSGITTGSSESRVIEAGNLVISVQVLRNVTKNFARENEVGRGGFGVVYKGELEDGTKIAVKRMESGVITSKALDEFQSEIAVLSKVRHRHLVSLLGYSVEGNERILVYEYMPQGALSMHLFHWKSLKLEPLSWKRRLNIALDVARGMEYLHSLAHQIFIHRDLKSSNILLGDDFRAKVSDFGLVKLAPDGKKSVVTRLAGTFGYLAPEYAVTGKVTTKADVFSFGVVLMELLTGLMALDEDRPEETQYLASWFWHIKSDKEKLMSAIDPALDIKEEMFDVVSIIAELAGHCSAREPNQRPDMSHAVNVLSPLVQKWKPLDDETEEYSGIDYSLPLNQMVKDWQETEGKDLSYVDLQDSKSSIPARPTGFAESFTSVDGR; translated from the exons ATGATGAGGCTgaactttctcctttgtttctGTTTCTTCACTCTCGTCGTTTCCGAAACCGACCCGAACGACGTGAAGATTCTAAACACTTTCAGAAGAGGGTTGAACAACTCAGAGCTCTTACCATGGCCCGAAGAAGGAGGAGACCCGTGCGGGAGCCCACCGTGGAAATACATCTTCTGCAACGGCAACAGAGTCGCTCAAATTCAGACCAAGAACCTGGGTCTGGTGGGCCCACTTCCTCAAAACCTCAACCAACTCGTCATGCTCGAGAATCTGGGCTTACAGAACAACAACCTCAACGGTCCCTTGCCTTCCTTCAAGGGCTTAAATAAccttaaatacatttttctcGGTCGCAACGACTTCGATTCAATCCCTTTAGATTTCTTCGAGGGACTGAAGAGTCTCGAGGTCTTGGCTTTGGATTACAACGAGAAGCTTAATGCAAGTAGTGGCGGCTGGAGTTTTCCGGCAGCGTTGGCGGATTCGGCGCAGCTGAGGAACTTGAGTTGCATGAGCTGTAATCTGGTGGGCCCCATTCCGGGGTTCCTCGGGGACATGGCGTCGCTGTCGGTGTTGCTGCTGTCGGGAAACAACTTAACCGGCGAGATTCCGGCGACGCTGAACGCCGTGCCGGCGTTGCAGGTTTTGTGGCTGAACAACCAGCGTGGTGAGGGACTCACTGGGAAGATTGATGTCTTGGCGAGTATGATTTCGTTGACGAGTTTGTGGCTTCACGGGAATAAGTTTGAAGGGAGTGTGCCAGATAGTATTGCGGATTTGGTTTCTCTAAAGGATTTGGATCTCAACGGGAATGAGTTTGTTGGGTTGATTCCGAGTGGTTTGGGTGGAATGAAGTTGGATAGATTGGATTTGAATAACAACCATTTCGTGGGTCCGATCCCGGATTTCGCAGCGAGTAAAGTGAGCTTTGAGAACAATGAATTTTGTGTGGCCAAACCCGGGGTTATGTGTGGTTTTGAGGTGATGGTGTTGTTGGAGTTTCTTGGAGGGTTGGGGTATCCTCGGATTTTGGTTGATGAGTGGAGTGGGAATGACCCTTGTGATGGGCCATGGTTGGGGATAAGGTGCAATGGGGATGGGAAGGTGGACATgattcttttggaaaagtttAATATTAGTGGGACTTTGAGTCCTTCTGTTGCAAAGTTGGATTCTCTTGTTGAGATAAGGTTGGGAGGTAATGATATCAGTGGTGGGATACCTAGTAATTGGACTAGTTTGAGATCTTTGACATTGTTGGATCTGAGTGGGAACAACATTTCAGGTCCCTTGCCGAGTTTTAGGAAAGGGTTGAAGCTTGTGATTGATGAGAATCCTCATGTAAGTGCTCCAGAAGGTTCTCTTCCTTCACCAGTGAGTAGTTCGGGTTCCGGTTCAGGTTCGTGGTCTACGAAGGGTGAATCTCCTCCAGCTGATAAGCATAATCCTAATCCATCTGGAGATTCTAGTCCTAATCCAAAGTCTAGTAGTTCTTTTGAGTCGAATAAGTCTTCCATTGGGAAAAAATTGGTTCCAATTGTGGCTCCTATCGCAGGTGTTGCAGCTGTGGCTTTTGTGCTCATTCCGCTTTATGTGTATTGTTTCAGGAAGAAAAAGGGTGTCTCTGAGGGTCCAGGGTCATTGGTGATTCACCCTAGGGATGCTTCTGATCTGGACAATGTGCTGAagattgttgttgctaacaacAGCAATGGGAGCGTTTCCACAGTGACTGGCAGTGGGTCTGGGATTACGACTGGAAGTAGCGAGTCTCGTGTTATTGAAGCTGGGAACCTGGTGATATCGGTTCAGGTTCTTCGAAATGTGACCAAGAATTTTGCGCGGGAGAACGAGGTTGGACGCGGTGGATTTGGGGTTGTTTACAAGGGGGAATTGGAAGATGGGACTAAGATTGCGGTAAAACGAATGGAATCCGGTGTGATTACGAGCAAGGCCTTGGATGAATTCCAGTCTGAGATTGCTGTTCTATCTAAAGTCCGGCACCGGCATTTGGTGTCTCTTTTGGGTTATTCAGTTGAAGGTAATGAAAGGATTCTAGTTTATGAGTATATGCCACAAGGGGCTCTTAGTATGCATCTTTTCCATTGGAAGAGCTTAAAACTGGAGCCACTGTCTTGGAAGAGGAGGCTCAACATTGCCTTGGATGTTGCTAGAGGAATGGAGTATCTTCATAGTCTGGCTCACCAAATCTTCATTCACAGAGATCTTAAGTCATCAAATATTTTGCTTGGGGATGATTTTAGAGCAAAAGTCTCAGACTTTGGGTTGGTAAAACTTGCTCCTGATGGCAAAAAATCTGTAGTGACCAGGCTTGCTGGTACATTTGGATACTTGGCACCGGAATATGCAg TGACAGGAAAAGTCACTACCAAAGCAGATGTTTTCAGTTTTGGTGTTGTCCTAATGGAGCTGCTAACTGGATTAATGGCACTTGACGAGGATCGACCCGAGGAAACCCAATACTTGGCGTCGTGGTTCTGGCATATAAAATCAGACAAGGAGAAACTAATGTCTGCTATTGACCCGGCCCTCGACATAAAGGAAGAAATGTTCGACGTTGTCTCCATCATTGCTGAGCTAGCTGGGCACTGCTCTGCCAGAGAACCAAACCAAAGGCCAGATATGAGTCATGCTGTGAATGTTCTTTCACCGCTTGTTCAAAAATGGAAACCATTAGATGATGAGACTGAGGAGTATTCCGGCATAGATTACAGTCTTCCCCTGAACCAAATGGTGAAGGATTGGCAGGAGACAGAAGGAAAGGACTTAAGCTATGTGGACCTACAAGACAGTAAGAGTAGTATCCCTGCAAGGCCTACTGGGTTTGCCGAGTCTTTCACTTCTGTCGATGGCCGGTGA